One stretch of Methylococcus capsulatus DNA includes these proteins:
- a CDS encoding quinoprotein dehydrogenase-associated SoxYZ-like carrier, with translation MQTGIVPRIWLLLAGTILSALAQATDPQDESAWTSALRTQYFGDRPIEEGNDVIELTAPYRAEDPALVPIQITGKIPQRPEKYIRHITLIIDNNPVPFAASFELTPASGKADLAMRVRVNSYTHVRAIAETSDGKLYMSKAFVKASGGCSAPLGADLDAAMARLGKMKFRMDGDKAVLGQPNAIQLLVSHPNITGLQMDQISRLIKPAHYVEEVKVSFNEMPVLTAKTDIAISADPNFRFYFVPDKAGELKAEIRDNLGKTFTASQTITD, from the coding sequence ATGCAAACTGGAATCGTCCCACGTATTTGGCTCCTGTTGGCAGGAACCATTCTCTCCGCCCTGGCGCAGGCGACAGACCCGCAAGATGAAAGCGCTTGGACAAGCGCGCTGCGGACTCAATACTTCGGCGACAGGCCAATCGAAGAAGGCAATGACGTCATCGAGCTTACGGCGCCCTACCGCGCCGAGGACCCTGCCCTGGTCCCCATCCAGATCACAGGCAAGATTCCGCAGAGGCCGGAGAAATACATACGACACATCACCCTGATCATCGACAACAATCCGGTGCCCTTCGCGGCATCCTTCGAGCTGACCCCTGCCAGTGGTAAAGCTGATCTGGCAATGCGCGTCCGCGTCAATTCCTATACACATGTCCGCGCCATCGCCGAAACCAGCGACGGCAAGCTTTATATGAGCAAAGCCTTCGTCAAGGCCAGCGGCGGCTGTTCCGCCCCCTTGGGCGCCGACCTCGATGCCGCGATGGCGCGGCTGGGGAAGATGAAGTTCCGCATGGATGGCGACAAGGCCGTGCTGGGACAACCCAACGCCATCCAGCTCCTCGTCAGCCATCCGAACATCACCGGGCTGCAGATGGACCAGATCTCGCGCCTGATCAAACCCGCGCACTACGTCGAGGAAGTCAAAGTGAGCTTCAACGAAATGCCGGTCCTCACCGCCAAGACCGACATCGCCATCAGCGCCGACCCCAATTTCCGCTTCTATTTCGTGCCGGACAAAGCCGGGGAACTCAAAGCGGAAATCCGCGACAACCTGGGAAAAACCTTTACCGCCAGCCAGACTATCACCGACTGA
- the glgX gene encoding glycogen debranching protein GlgX, whose amino-acid sequence MTVPAKFDYSTGSPLPLGVHFQGTDANFALFSRHGSRVRLLLFADPSHTQPHQIIDLDPHYHRTGDIWHVAVHGAHRGLAYAFQVDGPHEPHLGHRFDPQAVLLDPYATALVTPEHWEFSGAAVGGPEHVVAKALVTADHFDWGHDRPLKHHWSELVIYEVHVRGLSIHPSSAVRHPGTYLGVIDKIPYFKQLGITAIELMPLQAFNPYEVTRHNPVTGERLRNYWGYNTIAFQAPHAGYGTGAYPGCQVEEFKHMVKALHEADIEVLLDVVFNHTAEGDETGPILNFRGLDNSIYYLLEEDRRHYRNYSGCGNTVNCNHPVVRNYILDCLRYWVVEMHVDGFRFDLASILGRDRNGHLVPNPPLLELIAEDPILRDVKLIAEAWDAGGAYLVGRFPGERWCEWNGVYRDDVRRYWRGDPGMAGAFASRLCGSADIYEHSGKAPVNSINFVTCHDGFTLNDLVSYACKHNTANGEDNRDGSDHNFSANYGCEGPTDDHEINAIRRRQMKNFMASLLLSRGIPMILGGDEFCRTQRGNNNAYCQDNEISWFDWRLLEENRPFFEFVRKMIAFRGSHPVLSREQFYRPEDILWFSPAGGLPDWQTAAALGCCIRAVGDEEQPLCLLFNPTVKGLCFRLPDTLRGGVWVKAVDTAAESPFDICEFGGESPLPDQRRLFLPDRSLVVLVEGAAKAVAARA is encoded by the coding sequence ATGACGGTGCCTGCAAAATTCGATTATTCAACGGGTTCACCCTTGCCCCTGGGAGTTCATTTCCAGGGGACGGACGCCAATTTCGCTCTGTTCAGCCGGCATGGCTCCAGGGTCCGCCTGCTGCTGTTCGCCGACCCGAGTCATACCCAGCCTCATCAGATCATCGACCTCGATCCCCATTACCACCGCACCGGCGATATCTGGCACGTGGCGGTACACGGTGCACACCGTGGCCTGGCCTACGCCTTTCAGGTCGACGGACCGCATGAGCCGCATCTGGGGCATCGTTTCGACCCCCAGGCGGTCTTGCTCGACCCCTATGCCACGGCCCTGGTGACACCGGAGCATTGGGAGTTTTCAGGGGCAGCTGTCGGCGGTCCCGAGCATGTGGTCGCAAAGGCACTGGTGACGGCAGACCATTTCGACTGGGGCCATGATCGCCCGCTCAAGCATCACTGGTCGGAACTGGTCATCTATGAGGTCCATGTCCGGGGGCTGAGTATTCACCCTTCTTCGGCGGTCCGACATCCTGGCACCTATCTCGGCGTCATCGACAAGATCCCCTATTTCAAGCAACTCGGGATCACCGCGATCGAGCTGATGCCGCTGCAGGCGTTCAACCCTTACGAAGTGACCCGCCACAACCCCGTCACCGGCGAGCGGCTCAGGAATTACTGGGGCTACAACACCATCGCCTTCCAGGCGCCGCATGCGGGTTATGGAACCGGCGCCTACCCCGGCTGCCAGGTGGAAGAATTCAAGCACATGGTCAAGGCTCTGCACGAGGCCGACATCGAGGTTCTCCTCGATGTCGTGTTCAACCATACCGCGGAAGGCGATGAAACCGGTCCAATCCTGAATTTCCGGGGTCTGGACAACAGTATCTACTACCTGCTGGAAGAAGACCGTCGGCATTACCGGAACTATTCGGGCTGCGGCAATACCGTCAACTGCAATCACCCGGTGGTGCGCAATTACATTTTGGACTGCCTGCGGTACTGGGTGGTGGAGATGCATGTGGACGGCTTCCGGTTTGATCTGGCCTCAATCCTGGGGCGCGACCGCAACGGCCATCTGGTGCCCAATCCACCCCTGCTGGAGCTGATCGCCGAAGACCCCATCCTGCGCGACGTCAAGCTCATCGCCGAGGCCTGGGATGCCGGCGGCGCCTATCTGGTCGGCCGTTTCCCGGGCGAACGCTGGTGTGAATGGAATGGGGTGTACCGGGACGACGTGCGGCGTTACTGGCGCGGCGATCCGGGTATGGCGGGGGCCTTTGCCAGCCGCCTGTGCGGCAGTGCGGACATTTACGAGCATTCCGGCAAGGCACCGGTGAACAGCATCAACTTCGTGACCTGCCACGATGGCTTCACACTCAACGACTTGGTCAGCTACGCCTGCAAGCACAACACCGCGAACGGGGAGGACAACCGCGACGGTTCGGACCACAATTTCAGCGCCAATTACGGTTGCGAAGGGCCGACCGACGATCATGAGATCAACGCCATCCGCCGTCGCCAGATGAAGAACTTCATGGCCTCACTGCTGCTGTCGCGGGGGATCCCCATGATTCTGGGCGGCGACGAATTCTGCCGGACGCAGCGGGGGAACAACAACGCCTACTGCCAGGACAATGAGATTTCTTGGTTCGACTGGCGTTTGTTGGAGGAAAACCGTCCGTTCTTCGAGTTCGTCCGCAAGATGATCGCGTTCCGGGGCAGCCATCCGGTGCTGTCGCGGGAACAATTCTACCGGCCGGAAGACATTCTCTGGTTCAGCCCCGCCGGCGGTCTGCCGGACTGGCAGACCGCCGCTGCTCTGGGGTGCTGCATTCGGGCGGTAGGGGACGAGGAGCAGCCGCTCTGTCTGCTGTTCAATCCGACGGTGAAAGGGCTCTGCTTCCGGCTTCCGGATACGCTTCGAGGTGGGGTTTGGGTCAAGGCTGTCGATACCGCCGCGGAATCACCGTTCGACATCTGCGAATTCGGAGGGGAGAGCCCGCTGCCGGACCAGCGGCGTCTGTTTCTTCCCGACCGCAGCCTGGTGGTGCTGGTGGAAGGGGCCGCGAAGGCTGTTGCGGCCCGTGCCTGA
- the amoC gene encoding bacterial ammonia monooxygenase, subunit AmoC has product MATTTAGGLAAVDRPLLDKKWLVFAIGIYTVFYIWVRWYEGVYGWSAGLDSFAPEFETYWMNFLYTEIVLEIVTASILWGYLWKTRDRNLAALTPREELRRNFTHLTWLVAYAWAIYWGASYFTEQDGTWHQTIVRDTDFTPSHIIEFYLSYPIYIITGFAAFIYAKTRLPFFAKGISLPYLVLVVGPFMILPNVGLNEWGHTFWFMEELFVAPLHYGFVIFGWLALAVMGTLTQTFYSFSHLFERELCPDIR; this is encoded by the coding sequence ATGGCTACAACAACCGCAGGCGGCCTCGCCGCCGTCGACCGGCCGCTACTGGACAAGAAGTGGCTGGTTTTCGCTATCGGCATCTACACCGTATTCTACATTTGGGTACGGTGGTACGAAGGTGTTTACGGCTGGTCCGCCGGTCTGGACTCGTTCGCGCCGGAGTTTGAAACCTACTGGATGAACTTCCTGTACACCGAGATCGTCCTGGAGATCGTGACGGCTTCGATCCTGTGGGGTTATCTCTGGAAGACCCGCGACCGCAACCTGGCCGCGCTGACCCCGCGTGAAGAGCTGCGCCGCAACTTCACCCACCTGACCTGGCTGGTGGCCTACGCCTGGGCCATCTACTGGGGCGCTTCCTACTTCACCGAGCAGGACGGCACCTGGCATCAGACGATCGTGCGCGACACCGACTTCACGCCGTCGCACATCATCGAGTTTTATCTGAGCTACCCGATCTACATCATCACCGGTTTTGCGGCGTTCATCTACGCCAAGACGCGTCTGCCGTTCTTCGCGAAGGGCATTTCGCTGCCGTACCTGGTGCTGGTGGTGGGTCCGTTCATGATTCTGCCGAACGTGGGTCTGAACGAGTGGGGCCACACCTTCTGGTTCATGGAAGAGCTGTTCGTGGCGCCGCTGCACTATGGCTTCGTGATCTTCGGCTGGCTGGCGCTGGCCGTCATGGGCACCCTGACCCAGACCTTCTACAGCTTCTCGCACCTGTTCGAACGCGAACTGTGCCCGGACATCCGCTGA
- a CDS encoding YgiQ family radical SAM protein encodes MQQARDIFSYRKFWAARFGAAPQLPLSRADMERLGWGSCDVVLVTGDAYVDHPSFGMALIGRLLEAQGFRVGILAQPDWHSAEPFEEFGRPNLFFGVTGGNMDSMVNRYTSDRRIRSNDAYTPHGAADRRPDRCVLVYAQRCREAYKDVPIVLGGIEASLRRVAHYDYWSDKVRRSVLVDAKADLLVYGNGERQVVEIAHRLAGGEPVSALTDIRGTAYIRRAPAAGWREIDSTRIDRPGAIAAPADPYQETPAGCGSQARDAAPALHFTRPTRGQGNTVIRLPAFEALRDDPVLYAHASRVLHQETNPHNARALVQRHGAFDVWLNPPALPLTTSEMDRVYGLPYSRLPHRRYGDAPIPAFEMIQHSVTIMRGCFGGCTFCSITEHEGRIIQSRSEESILREIETIRDTSPAFTGVISDLGGPTANMYRLACKSREIEASCRRPSCVYPGICKNLGTDHGPLIRLYRRARQLPGIKKILIGSGLRYDLAVMSPEYVKELVTHHVGGYLKIAPEHTEPGPLSKMMKPGIGTYDRFKAMFDRYSREAGKEQYLIPYFIAAHPGTTDEDMLNLALWLKKNGFRADQVQSFLPSPMAVATAMYHSRKNPLHRISRNGETVETPRKLTQRRLHKAFLRYHDPDNWPLLREALKRMGRADLIGNGKHHLVPAWQPRGTGAAGTVTSRSARPFRTQHSGLPPQGRKTASRKSSKKKRGG; translated from the coding sequence ATGCAGCAAGCACGGGACATCTTCTCCTATCGAAAGTTCTGGGCCGCCCGCTTCGGCGCCGCCCCGCAATTGCCGCTATCCCGCGCCGACATGGAGCGGCTCGGCTGGGGCTCCTGCGACGTGGTCCTGGTCACCGGGGACGCTTACGTCGACCACCCCAGCTTCGGCATGGCATTGATCGGCCGCCTCCTGGAAGCCCAGGGCTTCCGGGTCGGCATTCTGGCCCAGCCGGACTGGCACTCGGCCGAACCTTTCGAGGAATTCGGACGCCCCAACCTGTTCTTCGGCGTGACCGGCGGCAACATGGATTCCATGGTGAACCGCTATACCTCCGACCGCCGCATCCGCTCCAACGACGCCTACACCCCCCACGGTGCCGCCGACCGCCGCCCGGATCGCTGCGTGCTGGTCTATGCCCAGCGCTGCCGCGAAGCCTATAAAGATGTGCCGATCGTGCTGGGCGGGATTGAAGCCAGCCTGCGCCGCGTGGCCCATTATGACTACTGGTCCGACAAGGTCCGGCGTTCGGTACTGGTCGATGCCAAGGCGGATCTGCTAGTTTACGGCAATGGTGAACGCCAGGTGGTCGAGATCGCTCACCGTCTCGCCGGGGGTGAACCGGTCTCCGCACTCACGGACATTCGGGGCACGGCCTACATCCGCCGCGCTCCCGCTGCTGGCTGGCGCGAAATCGATTCCACCCGCATCGACCGGCCCGGTGCGATCGCCGCCCCCGCCGACCCCTATCAGGAGACACCCGCCGGCTGCGGCTCACAGGCGAGGGATGCCGCCCCGGCACTCCACTTCACCCGCCCCACCCGCGGCCAGGGCAACACGGTGATCCGCCTGCCAGCTTTCGAGGCGCTGCGCGATGATCCGGTACTGTATGCGCATGCCTCGCGGGTATTGCATCAGGAAACCAACCCGCACAACGCCCGGGCGCTGGTCCAGCGTCACGGGGCCTTTGATGTCTGGCTCAACCCGCCGGCGTTGCCGCTCACCACCTCGGAAATGGACCGGGTCTACGGCCTGCCTTACAGCCGCCTGCCCCACCGTCGCTACGGCGACGCCCCCATCCCGGCCTTCGAGATGATCCAGCACTCGGTGACCATCATGCGTGGCTGTTTCGGCGGCTGCACCTTCTGCTCCATCACTGAACACGAAGGACGGATCATCCAGAGCCGCTCGGAAGAATCCATCCTCCGGGAGATCGAAACCATCCGCGACACCTCCCCGGCCTTCACCGGCGTGATCTCCGATCTGGGCGGCCCCACGGCCAACATGTACCGGCTGGCCTGCAAGAGCCGCGAGATCGAGGCGAGCTGCCGCCGGCCCTCCTGCGTTTACCCCGGCATCTGCAAGAATCTCGGCACCGATCACGGCCCGCTGATCCGCCTGTACCGCCGCGCCCGCCAGCTTCCCGGCATCAAGAAGATCCTGATCGGGTCGGGGTTGCGTTACGACCTGGCGGTGATGTCGCCGGAATACGTCAAAGAACTGGTGACCCACCACGTCGGCGGCTATCTCAAGATCGCGCCGGAGCATACCGAACCGGGGCCGCTTTCCAAGATGATGAAGCCAGGCATCGGCACCTATGACCGCTTCAAGGCGATGTTCGACCGATATTCGCGCGAAGCAGGAAAAGAGCAGTACCTCATCCCCTATTTCATCGCCGCCCATCCCGGCACCACCGACGAGGATATGCTGAACCTGGCGCTGTGGCTCAAGAAGAATGGCTTTCGGGCCGACCAAGTGCAGTCCTTCCTGCCCTCGCCCATGGCGGTGGCCACGGCCATGTACCACAGCCGCAAGAACCCGCTGCACCGCATCTCGCGCAACGGCGAAACCGTCGAAACACCCCGGAAGCTCACGCAGCGCCGGCTGCACAAAGCCTTTCTGCGTTATCACGATCCGGACAACTGGCCGCTCTTGCGGGAGGCATTGAAACGGATGGGCAGGGCCGACCTGATCGGCAACGGCAAGCACCATCTGGTCCCGGCCTGGCAGCCGCGCGGGACAGGCGCCGCCGGGACCGTAACGAGCCGCAGCGCCAGGCCGTTCCGGACCCAGCACAGCGGCCTGCCGCCGCAAGGCCGGAAGACCGCAAGCCGCAAATCGAGCAAAAAGAAGCGGGGCGGCTGA
- the guaB gene encoding IMP dehydrogenase, translated as MRIEQEALTFDDVLLVPAYSNVLPRDVSLTTRVTRAIPLNIPLLSAAMDTVTEARLAITIAQEGGIGIIHKNMTTERQAAEVRSVKKYESGVIKEPITVPPTATIREVMELTRARNISGVPVVDGGELVGIVTSRDLRFETRYDEPVIRAMTPKERLITVKEGSSKEEAIRLLHQHRIEKVLIVNEAFQLRGMITVKDIQKSKDYPQACKDEFERLRVGAAVGTGAGTEERVEALVEAGVDVIVVDTAHGHSQGVLDRVRWVKTHFPQVQVIGGNIATGAAARALAEAGADAVKVGIGPGSICTTRIIAGVGVPQITAVSNVAQALAGTGIPVIADGGIRYSGDVAKAIAAGAHCVMIGGLFAGTEESPGEVELYQGRSYKAYRGMGSMGAMAQQQGSSDRYFQDSTEAEKLVPEGIEGRVPHKGSLVAILHQLVGGLRASMGYTGCRTIEEMREHARFVRVTSAGMRESHVHDVTITKEAPNYRLD; from the coding sequence ATGCGTATCGAACAAGAAGCGCTGACTTTCGATGACGTCCTGCTGGTTCCTGCGTATTCGAACGTGCTCCCCCGTGACGTTTCCCTGACCACCCGGGTCACCCGGGCCATTCCGCTGAACATCCCGCTGTTGTCGGCCGCCATGGACACGGTGACCGAAGCCCGGCTCGCCATCACCATCGCTCAGGAAGGCGGCATCGGTATCATCCACAAGAACATGACGACGGAACGCCAAGCGGCGGAAGTCCGGAGCGTGAAAAAATACGAAAGTGGCGTGATCAAAGAACCGATCACCGTGCCGCCGACCGCGACCATCCGTGAAGTCATGGAGCTGACCCGTGCCCGCAACATCTCCGGCGTTCCGGTGGTGGATGGCGGCGAACTGGTCGGCATCGTCACCAGCCGTGACCTGCGTTTCGAGACGCGCTACGACGAACCCGTCATCCGGGCGATGACACCGAAGGAACGGCTGATCACAGTAAAGGAGGGCTCCAGCAAGGAAGAAGCCATCCGCCTATTGCACCAGCACCGCATCGAGAAAGTCCTGATCGTCAACGAGGCCTTTCAGCTCCGCGGCATGATTACCGTGAAGGACATCCAGAAATCCAAGGACTACCCGCAGGCTTGCAAGGACGAATTCGAACGCCTGCGGGTGGGAGCGGCCGTCGGTACCGGCGCAGGCACCGAGGAACGGGTGGAGGCACTGGTGGAAGCCGGGGTCGACGTGATTGTGGTGGACACTGCCCATGGACACTCGCAGGGCGTGCTGGACCGGGTGCGCTGGGTCAAGACCCATTTTCCTCAAGTCCAAGTGATCGGCGGCAACATCGCCACCGGCGCCGCTGCACGGGCGCTGGCCGAAGCCGGCGCCGATGCGGTCAAAGTCGGCATCGGGCCGGGCTCGATCTGCACCACCCGCATCATTGCCGGCGTCGGCGTGCCGCAGATCACCGCCGTATCCAACGTCGCCCAGGCACTGGCCGGCACCGGCATCCCCGTCATCGCCGACGGCGGCATCCGTTATTCCGGCGACGTCGCTAAAGCCATCGCGGCCGGCGCCCATTGCGTGATGATCGGGGGGCTGTTCGCCGGTACCGAAGAATCGCCCGGCGAAGTCGAACTGTACCAGGGCCGTTCCTACAAGGCCTATCGGGGCATGGGCTCGATGGGCGCCATGGCCCAGCAGCAGGGTTCCAGTGACCGCTATTTCCAGGATAGCACAGAGGCCGAAAAACTGGTGCCGGAAGGCATTGAGGGCCGGGTCCCCCACAAGGGCAGCCTCGTCGCCATCCTGCACCAGCTCGTCGGCGGCCTCCGCGCCTCCATGGGCTACACCGGCTGCCGCACCATCGAAGAAATGCGCGAACATGCGCGTTTCGTCCGGGTGACCTCCGCCGGCATGCGCGAAAGCCACGTGCACGATGTGACGATCACCAAGGAAGCGCCGAACTACCGCCTCGACTGA
- the guaA gene encoding glutamine-hydrolyzing GMP synthase produces MTDIHAQKILILDFGSQYTQLIARRVRELGVYCEIHPYDCGDTFIAEFAPQGIILSGGPETVTGDDTPRAPASVFTLGVPVLGICYGMQTMAVQLGGKVEAVAHREFGYAQVRARGHSQLLNEIEDHTTPEGYGLLDVWMSHGDQVVSLPPGFKLIASTESAPIAGMADEERRFYALQFHPEVTHTRQGKRILERFVRKLCQCEARWTTGNIIEDAIARVQTRVGAERVVLGLSGGVDSSVVAALLRHAIGEQLTCVFVDTGLLRLHEGDQVMATFAEHMGVRVIRVDAEERFLRALQGVADPEDKRKIIGRLFVEIFDEEAAKIEDARWLAQGTIYPDVIESAGSKTGKAHVIKSHHNVGGLPETMKLQLVEPLRELFKDEVRQIGLELGLPYEMVYRHPFPGPGLGVRILGEVRKEYADLLRRADAVFIEELYRHDLYDKVSQAFAVFLPVKSVGVMGDGRRYDYVVALRAVETVDFMTARWAHLPYDFLDLVSRRIINEIPGISRVTYDISGKPPATIEWE; encoded by the coding sequence ATGACCGACATCCATGCCCAAAAAATCCTGATCCTGGATTTCGGCTCCCAGTACACCCAGCTCATCGCGCGGCGGGTACGGGAACTCGGGGTCTACTGCGAGATTCACCCCTACGACTGCGGCGACACATTCATCGCTGAATTCGCTCCCCAGGGTATCATCCTGTCCGGCGGCCCCGAAACCGTCACCGGCGACGACACGCCACGCGCCCCGGCTTCGGTGTTCACGCTCGGCGTACCTGTGCTGGGCATCTGCTATGGCATGCAGACCATGGCGGTCCAGCTTGGCGGCAAGGTGGAAGCCGTCGCACACCGCGAATTCGGCTATGCCCAGGTCCGGGCACGCGGCCATTCGCAGCTCTTGAACGAGATCGAGGACCACACCACTCCCGAAGGCTATGGGCTGCTCGACGTGTGGATGAGTCACGGCGACCAGGTCGTCAGCCTGCCACCCGGCTTCAAGCTGATCGCCAGCACCGAAAGCGCGCCCATCGCCGGCATGGCGGACGAGGAACGCCGGTTTTACGCTCTGCAGTTCCACCCCGAAGTGACCCATACCCGCCAGGGCAAGCGCATCCTGGAACGCTTCGTACGCAAGCTGTGCCAGTGCGAGGCCCGCTGGACCACGGGCAACATCATCGAAGACGCCATTGCCAGGGTGCAGACCCGGGTCGGCGCCGAACGCGTGGTGCTCGGCCTGTCCGGCGGTGTGGACTCATCCGTGGTCGCCGCCCTGCTCCGGCACGCCATCGGGGAACAACTGACCTGCGTCTTCGTCGACACCGGCCTGCTCCGGCTGCACGAAGGCGATCAGGTCATGGCCACTTTCGCCGAACACATGGGCGTGCGGGTGATTCGGGTCGATGCCGAAGAGCGTTTCCTGCGCGCGTTGCAGGGCGTTGCCGACCCCGAAGACAAGCGCAAGATCATCGGCCGGCTGTTCGTCGAAATCTTCGACGAAGAAGCCGCGAAAATCGAAGACGCCCGCTGGCTGGCCCAAGGCACCATCTACCCGGACGTGATCGAATCCGCCGGTTCCAAGACCGGCAAGGCGCATGTCATCAAGTCCCACCACAATGTGGGCGGCCTGCCGGAGACCATGAAGCTGCAACTGGTCGAACCGCTGCGCGAGCTGTTCAAGGACGAAGTCCGCCAGATTGGCCTCGAGCTCGGCCTGCCCTATGAGATGGTGTACCGCCATCCCTTCCCCGGCCCCGGCCTTGGCGTGCGCATCCTCGGCGAGGTCAGGAAGGAATACGCCGACCTCCTGCGCCGCGCCGACGCCGTCTTCATCGAAGAACTCTACCGCCACGATCTGTATGACAAGGTCAGTCAGGCTTTCGCCGTCTTCCTGCCAGTGAAGTCGGTCGGCGTCATGGGCGACGGCCGCCGCTACGACTACGTGGTCGCACTGCGCGCGGTGGAAACCGTCGACTTCATGACCGCCCGCTGGGCCCACCTGCCTTACGACTTCCTCGACCTCGTCTCGCGCCGTATCATCAACGAAATCCCCGGCATCTCCCGGGTCACCTATGACATCTCGGGAAAACCGCCGGCGACGATCGAATGGGAGTAA
- the tadA gene encoding tRNA adenosine(34) deaminase TadA: MGVKEPGPDEAWMRHALRLARTAEAAGEVPIGAVLVKNGEVLGEGHNQPISSHDPTAHAEIVALRAAGARLGNYRLVDTTLYVTLEPCAMCMGAILHARIGRLVFGAADPKRGAAISALRLIDAEFMNHRVEVTEGVLAEECGQLLRDFFRNRR, encoded by the coding sequence ATGGGAGTAAAGGAACCCGGCCCGGACGAAGCATGGATGCGCCATGCCCTCAGGCTGGCCCGCACCGCTGAAGCGGCAGGCGAAGTCCCGATCGGGGCCGTGCTGGTCAAGAATGGCGAAGTCCTGGGCGAAGGCCATAATCAACCCATTTCCAGCCATGACCCCACCGCCCATGCCGAAATCGTCGCCTTGCGCGCGGCCGGCGCGCGCCTGGGCAATTATCGGCTGGTGGATACCACCCTATACGTCACGCTCGAACCCTGCGCCATGTGCATGGGTGCGATCCTGCATGCCCGTATCGGCAGGCTGGTGTTTGGGGCCGCCGATCCCAAGCGCGGTGCGGCAATAAGCGCGCTCAGGCTGATCGACGCGGAGTTCATGAATCACCGGGTCGAAGTGACGGAAGGCGTATTGGCCGAGGAATGCGGCCAGCTCCTGCGGGACTTCTTCAGGAACCGCCGTTAG
- a CDS encoding transglycosylase SLT domain-containing protein, giving the protein MNSKFMADGVLKVGQVRLLFRKFNRRTGQRCLGAGVAALLLSQLYGCGNPVPEQRKPPHFDRVRGSGELRVLVRNKRFTSSRSTLGAAGFERDLLRKFAEYLGVRLRFIPINVRPVTERLVQGEADFAVMPSGSVSGDLMRIGWTPPAAGESPPLAGAAPVGGWVGALAGGLKGMARNSAQKFNPRLALAEYSHRSVRALKWVIPESAGVRTPPALALMFADPGGEYLARAAEHFLRDMREHKGFDPLVDRHFGHKEGADPALDRSLRKSYSRQLGQYRRTFVEAGARHGVDWRLLAAVAFQESQWDGNAVSVEGVRGMMMLTAATARELGVDRNNPGQSIHGGARYLKEVWSRLPEEIAEPDRTWFALSAYNLGPGRVETARRLAKKMGRDPNKWVEVKKTLPLVGAGHSGGRRRHPSARGKLTVHYVNRVRHYYELLVRLSEKKRAGPPEQG; this is encoded by the coding sequence ATGAATTCAAAGTTCATGGCGGACGGCGTTCTGAAAGTCGGACAAGTCAGGCTTTTGTTTCGCAAGTTCAATCGCCGTACCGGCCAGCGCTGTCTCGGCGCTGGGGTCGCGGCGCTTCTGCTGTCCCAGCTGTACGGCTGCGGCAATCCGGTTCCGGAGCAGCGTAAGCCGCCACACTTCGACAGGGTCAGGGGATCCGGGGAATTGCGGGTGCTGGTCCGCAACAAGCGTTTCACCTCGTCCCGGTCGACGTTGGGGGCGGCCGGTTTCGAACGCGACCTCCTTCGTAAATTCGCTGAGTACCTTGGGGTACGGCTCCGGTTCATCCCGATCAATGTGCGCCCCGTGACGGAGCGGCTGGTCCAGGGCGAGGCCGATTTTGCGGTGATGCCTTCCGGTTCCGTTTCCGGAGACCTCATGCGCATCGGTTGGACTCCCCCCGCGGCCGGCGAGTCTCCGCCGCTCGCCGGGGCGGCGCCGGTTGGAGGCTGGGTCGGTGCGCTCGCTGGCGGTCTCAAGGGGATGGCCCGAAACAGCGCCCAGAAGTTCAATCCGAGGTTAGCCCTTGCGGAATACTCCCACCGCAGTGTGCGCGCCTTGAAGTGGGTCATCCCCGAAAGCGCCGGCGTTCGCACCCCGCCTGCGCTGGCATTGATGTTCGCCGACCCGGGGGGTGAATATCTGGCGAGGGCGGCAGAGCACTTCCTGCGTGATATGCGCGAGCACAAAGGTTTCGACCCATTGGTCGATCGCCACTTTGGTCACAAGGAGGGCGCGGATCCTGCTCTGGATCGCAGCCTGCGTAAGTCCTACAGCCGTCAGTTGGGCCAATACCGCAGGACGTTCGTCGAGGCAGGGGCACGCCATGGTGTGGACTGGCGGCTGCTGGCCGCGGTGGCTTTCCAGGAATCGCAATGGGACGGCAACGCTGTGTCGGTCGAAGGCGTGCGCGGCATGATGATGCTGACCGCTGCGACGGCCCGCGAACTGGGGGTGGACCGCAATAATCCAGGGCAGAGCATCCATGGCGGGGCCCGCTATCTGAAGGAGGTGTGGTCGCGTTTGCCGGAAGAGATCGCGGAACCCGACCGTACTTGGTTTGCACTCTCCGCCTACAATCTGGGTCCGGGGCGGGTCGAGACCGCACGCCGGTTGGCGAAGAAGATGGGGCGCGATCCCAACAAATGGGTCGAGGTCAAGAAGACCTTGCCACTGGTCGGAGCCGGACATTCCGGTGGTCGCCGCCGCCATCCTTCGGCTCGGGGAAAACTGACGGTCCACTACGTCAACCGGGTGCGGCATTACTACGAGCTGCTGGTGCGGCTCAGCGAGAAGAAGCGGGCCGGACCACCGGAGCAGGGCTAA